The genomic region TCGTGAACAGCACGAACGTCGGCGGACGGTTCCTGGCCTGGGTCGCGAACAGCACTCTGGGCTGTTTGCCGCCGCGCACCGGCGGCGGCGTCGCCTGCAGCAGTTCCTTCAGCCAGGCGTTCAGTTGGCCGGTCGGTACGCGGGTGTCCCAGGACGCCAGTGCGCGACGCAACGCGGGCGCCAGTCGATGGACGCCGCGCCCGGAGGACGCGGAGATGTTGATGACCTCTGCCCACGGGACCCGTTTGAGCTCGCGGTCCACCTCGCGGTCGCTCTCGATCCGCCGGTCGCCGTCGACCAGGTCTGCTTTGTTGAGCGCGATCACCAGCGCCTTGCCGGACTCCGCGACCATCGTGATGACCCGCTGGTCCTGCTCGCTGATGGGCTCGCTGCCGTCGATCAGCACGATCACCACCTCGGCGGTCTCGATGGCTGCCTCGGTGCGCAGCGATGCGTAGAACTCCATGCCCTTGGCCGTCTTGACCCGCTTGCGCAGCCCTGCGGTGTCGACGAACTGCCAGATCTCGCCGTCCAGGTCGACCAGCGAGTCGACCGGATCCACGGTGGTGCCGCTCACCGAGTCGACCACCGACCGGTCTTCGCCGGTGAGCTTGTTGAGCAGCGATGACTTGCCGACGTTGGGCTTGCCCACCAGGGCGACCCTGCGTGGTCCGCTGACGTCACCGAACCGTTCGGCGGGAGCGGTCGGCAGCTTGTCCAGGATGACGTCCAGGACGTCGCCCGAGCCGCGGCCGTGCAGCGCCGAGACCGGATACGGCTCACCCAGCCCCAGGTTCCACAGGTCGGCGGAGTCGGACTCGGTGCGCTCG from Nakamurella sp. A5-74 harbors:
- the der gene encoding ribosome biogenesis GTPase Der codes for the protein MTQSDDSGTTQGAPGAAGEQSTVESTFEGDGSWTDESEFAGWEDADSLGADGLPDDGGPLPTVAIVGRPNVGKSTLVNRIIGRREAVVQDIPGVTRDRIAYDGLWRGRRFSVVDTGGWEPDAKGLQGAVAAQAETAMRISDLVVVVVDASVGATSTDEAIARVLRRSKRPVVLIANKVDDERTESDSADLWNLGLGEPYPVSALHGRGSGDVLDVILDKLPTAPAERFGDVSGPRRVALVGKPNVGKSSLLNKLTGEDRSVVDSVSGTTVDPVDSLVDLDGEIWQFVDTAGLRKRVKTAKGMEFYASLRTEAAIETAEVVIVLIDGSEPISEQDQRVITMVAESGKALVIALNKADLVDGDRRIESDREVDRELKRVPWAEVINISASSGRGVHRLAPALRRALASWDTRVPTGQLNAWLKELLQATPPPVRGGKQPRVLFATQARNRPPTFVLFTTGFLEAGYRRFIERRLREDFSFAGSPVQVNVRVREKRGRR